A single genomic interval of Bradyrhizobium japonicum USDA 6 harbors:
- a CDS encoding glutamate--cysteine ligase — MARDQIDMTPLQSRDELVAWFEAGCKDPSEFRMGTEHEKTPFTLEGHRPVPYEGARGIGALLEGMKLLLGWEPIMEKGNIIGLYDVTGGGAISLEPGGQFELSGAPVENVHQTQSELMAHLAQVREIATPLGIGFLGLGMTPSWSRADIPVMPKGRYKIMTNYMPKVGQYGLDMMYRTCTVQTNLDFSSEADMVKKLRVSLALQPVATALFANSPFTEGKPNGFLSFRSEIWRDTDNARSGMMPWAFEDGMGFERYVDYALDVPMYFVKRDEDYIDVSGSSFRAFFDGRNNNLPGERPTLSDWANHLSTIFPEVRLKRYLEMRGSDGGPWGRLPALSAFWAGLLYDDVSLDAAWDLVKHWTAHERQALRDDVPRFGFKARIKDRYLFEVAKECLVLAHAGLRRRGRIDQLGRDETRHLEPLDRIIDSGRTPAEEMLEKFNGAWNGSVEPAYAEYAF; from the coding sequence ATGGCGCGAGACCAGATCGATATGACGCCGCTGCAGTCGCGCGACGAGCTCGTCGCGTGGTTCGAGGCCGGCTGCAAGGACCCGTCCGAATTCCGTATGGGCACCGAGCACGAGAAGACGCCGTTCACGCTCGAAGGCCACCGTCCGGTGCCTTACGAGGGCGCGCGGGGCATCGGCGCGCTGCTCGAAGGCATGAAGCTCCTGCTCGGCTGGGAGCCGATCATGGAGAAGGGCAACATCATCGGCCTCTACGACGTCACCGGCGGCGGCGCGATCTCGCTCGAGCCCGGCGGACAGTTCGAGCTCTCCGGCGCGCCGGTCGAGAACGTGCATCAGACCCAGAGCGAGCTGATGGCGCATCTGGCGCAGGTGCGCGAGATTGCGACCCCGCTCGGCATCGGCTTCCTCGGGCTCGGCATGACGCCGTCCTGGTCGCGCGCCGACATCCCGGTGATGCCCAAGGGCCGCTACAAGATCATGACCAATTACATGCCGAAGGTCGGCCAATACGGCCTCGACATGATGTACCGGACCTGCACGGTGCAGACCAATCTCGACTTCTCCTCCGAAGCCGACATGGTCAAGAAGCTGCGCGTCTCGCTCGCGCTGCAGCCGGTCGCGACCGCGCTGTTTGCCAATTCGCCGTTCACCGAGGGCAAGCCGAACGGCTTCCTGTCGTTCCGCTCCGAGATCTGGCGCGACACCGACAATGCGCGCTCGGGCATGATGCCGTGGGCATTCGAGGACGGCATGGGTTTCGAGCGCTATGTCGACTACGCGCTCGACGTGCCCATGTATTTCGTCAAGCGCGACGAGGATTACATCGACGTCTCGGGCTCCTCGTTCCGCGCCTTCTTCGACGGCCGCAACAACAATCTGCCCGGAGAACGTCCGACACTGTCGGACTGGGCCAATCATCTTTCGACGATCTTCCCGGAGGTGCGCCTCAAGCGCTATCTCGAGATGCGCGGCTCCGATGGTGGCCCGTGGGGCCGCCTGCCGGCGCTGTCGGCGTTCTGGGCCGGGCTGCTCTACGACGATGTGTCGCTCGATGCCGCATGGGACCTCGTGAAGCACTGGACCGCGCATGAGCGCCAGGCCCTGCGCGACGACGTGCCGCGGTTCGGCTTCAAGGCGCGGATCAAGGACCGCTATCTGTTCGAGGTCGCCAAGGAATGCCTCGTTCTGGCCCATGCAGGCCTGCGCCGCCGCGGCCGGATCGACCAGCTCGGCCGCGACGAAACCCGGCATCTGGAGCCGCTCGATCGCATCATCGATTCCGGCCGGACCCCGGCCGAGGAGATGTTGGAGAAGTTCAACGGCGCCTGGAACGGCTCCGTGGAACCGGCCTACGCGGAATACGCGTTCTAG
- a CDS encoding PAN domain-containing protein produces the protein MGKGRLRGAVMANVVACATLLLLVFASVPARAQTAFDRPGGDYFSSPVTSGDPEDCALLCERDRRCRSWSFSYPDVEGGSAVCWLKNTVPPRVPGSCCISGVRGAGVIEPRIEGVETSIDRPGGDLRNFEIKDGEGEEACKAACIADNKCRAFTYSRPGYTGREARCFLKKEIKPPRRKAGFTSGVVR, from the coding sequence ATGGGGAAGGGCCGCCTGCGTGGGGCCGTCATGGCAAACGTCGTGGCCTGCGCCACGTTGCTTTTGCTCGTGTTTGCGAGCGTGCCTGCGCGCGCCCAGACCGCGTTCGACCGGCCCGGCGGTGACTATTTCAGCTCGCCGGTGACGTCAGGTGACCCCGAGGATTGTGCGCTGCTCTGCGAGCGCGACCGCCGCTGCCGCTCCTGGAGCTTCAGCTATCCCGACGTCGAAGGCGGCTCGGCGGTGTGCTGGCTCAAGAACACGGTGCCGCCGCGCGTCCCGGGCAGCTGCTGCATCTCCGGCGTGCGTGGCGCCGGCGTGATCGAGCCGCGGATCGAAGGCGTTGAAACGTCGATCGACCGCCCCGGCGGCGACTTGCGCAATTTCGAGATCAAGGACGGCGAAGGCGAAGAGGCCTGCAAGGCCGCCTGCATCGCCGACAACAAGTGCCGCGCCTTCACCTATTCCCGTCCCGGCTACACCGGACGTGAAGCGCGCTGCTTCCTGAAAAAGGAAATCAAGCCGCCGCGCCGCAAGGCGGGCTTCACGTCGGGCGTGGTCCGATAG
- a CDS encoding glycogen/starch/alpha-glucan phosphorylase: MQDQSFQPSLPASGQPIDELALADVKGAILAKLRLAIGKDAGMATKHDWYQAAALALRDRIVHRWLTAEKHSYDAGRKRVYYLSLEFLIGRLFTDALNNMGLLKIFEVALGDLGVSLPELRKCEPDAALGNGGLGRLAACFMESMATLSIPAIGYGIRYDYGLFRQIINQGWQQEYPDEWLSFGNPWELQRPEVIYHVHFGGGIEHVDDKGRDRAIWHPAETVQAIAYDTPIVGWRGQHVNALRLWSARSPDPLKLDAFNKGDYVSASAEQSRAEAICKFLYPNDESPAGRELRLRQEYFFVSASLQDLVNRHLTSDGQLRSLAMKVAVQLNDTHPSLAVTELMRILVDLHNFRWDEAWKITVATLSYTNHTLLPEALETWPVELFERLLPRHLEIIYRINVQHLALAEARAPGDIDFRASVSLIDERSGRRVRMGQLAFVGSHRINGVSAMHSDLMRETVFHDLNHLYPGRITNKTNGITFRRWLMLANPKLTDLLRETCGEAVLDDPTQLSLIEARASDVEFQKKFRSVKLHNKTALARLIGERLGIKVDPTALFDVQIKRIHEYKRQLLNIIETVALYQAMKDDPNGNWVPRVKIFAGKAAASYRYAKLIIKLVNDVAEVVNNDPSIGGKLKVVFLPDYNVSLAEVIIPAADLSEQISTAGMEASGTGNMKLSLNGALTIGTLDGANIEIRDHVGAENIAIFGMEAGDVMIRRKQGLDASDVIRNSPKLQRAINAIGTGEFSPGDPGRFESIAHALRYLDHYMVSADFDSYYEAQRSVDARWQVAPAWTRASILNVARMAWFSSDRTIREYAEEIWNVPVNPTTPLLPDLRDVAG, encoded by the coding sequence TTGCAAGATCAATCGTTCCAGCCAAGTTTGCCGGCCTCCGGCCAGCCCATCGACGAACTCGCGCTGGCTGACGTCAAGGGCGCGATCCTGGCGAAGCTGCGCCTTGCCATCGGCAAGGATGCGGGCATGGCGACCAAGCACGACTGGTACCAGGCCGCAGCGCTCGCGCTGCGCGACCGCATCGTGCATCGCTGGCTCACGGCCGAGAAGCACAGCTACGATGCGGGACGCAAGCGCGTCTATTATCTCTCGCTCGAATTCCTGATCGGCCGTCTCTTCACCGACGCGCTGAACAACATGGGGCTGCTCAAGATCTTCGAGGTCGCGCTCGGCGATCTCGGCGTATCGCTGCCTGAGCTCCGCAAATGCGAGCCGGATGCCGCGCTCGGCAATGGCGGCCTGGGGCGGCTCGCCGCCTGCTTCATGGAGAGCATGGCCACACTCTCGATCCCCGCGATCGGCTACGGCATCCGCTACGATTACGGCCTGTTCCGCCAGATCATCAATCAGGGCTGGCAGCAGGAATATCCGGACGAATGGCTGAGCTTCGGCAATCCCTGGGAATTGCAGCGGCCCGAGGTGATCTATCACGTCCATTTCGGCGGTGGCATCGAGCATGTCGACGACAAGGGCCGCGACCGCGCGATCTGGCATCCGGCCGAGACCGTGCAGGCGATCGCCTATGACACCCCGATCGTCGGCTGGCGCGGCCAGCACGTCAACGCGCTCCGCCTGTGGTCGGCACGCTCGCCCGATCCGTTGAAGCTCGACGCCTTCAACAAGGGCGACTATGTCAGCGCCAGCGCCGAGCAGTCGCGCGCGGAAGCGATCTGCAAATTCCTTTATCCGAACGACGAAAGCCCGGCGGGCCGCGAGCTGCGGCTGCGCCAGGAGTATTTCTTCGTCTCCGCCTCGCTGCAGGACCTGGTCAATCGGCACCTGACCTCGGACGGCCAGCTTCGCAGCCTCGCGATGAAGGTCGCGGTCCAGCTCAACGACACGCATCCGAGCCTCGCCGTCACCGAGCTGATGCGCATCCTGGTCGACCTGCACAATTTCCGCTGGGACGAGGCCTGGAAGATCACGGTCGCAACGCTGTCCTACACCAACCACACGCTGTTGCCCGAGGCGCTGGAGACCTGGCCGGTCGAGCTGTTCGAGCGGCTGTTGCCGCGCCATCTCGAGATCATCTACCGCATCAACGTGCAGCATCTCGCGCTGGCCGAAGCGCGCGCGCCGGGCGACATCGATTTCCGCGCCTCGGTCTCGCTGATCGACGAGAGGAGCGGACGCCGTGTGCGCATGGGCCAGCTCGCCTTCGTCGGCTCGCACCGCATCAACGGCGTCTCGGCGATGCATTCGGACCTGATGCGCGAGACCGTGTTCCACGATCTCAACCATCTCTATCCCGGCCGCATCACCAACAAGACCAACGGCATCACCTTCCGCCGCTGGCTGATGCTGGCGAACCCAAAGCTGACCGACCTCTTGCGCGAGACCTGCGGCGAAGCCGTGCTCGACGATCCGACACAGCTCTCGCTGATCGAAGCCCGCGCCAGCGACGTCGAATTCCAGAAGAAGTTCCGCAGCGTCAAGCTTCACAACAAGACCGCGCTGGCGCGCCTGATCGGCGAGCGGCTCGGCATCAAGGTCGATCCGACCGCGCTGTTCGACGTGCAGATCAAGCGCATTCACGAATACAAGCGCCAGCTCCTCAACATCATCGAGACGGTGGCGCTGTACCAGGCGATGAAGGACGATCCCAACGGCAACTGGGTGCCGCGGGTCAAGATCTTCGCCGGCAAGGCGGCGGCGAGCTACCGATACGCAAAACTGATCATCAAGCTGGTCAACGACGTCGCGGAGGTCGTCAACAACGATCCCTCGATCGGCGGCAAGCTCAAGGTCGTCTTCCTGCCGGACTACAATGTCAGCCTTGCGGAGGTGATCATTCCCGCGGCCGACCTGTCCGAGCAGATCTCGACCGCCGGCATGGAGGCCTCCGGCACCGGCAACATGAAGCTGTCACTGAACGGCGCCCTCACCATCGGCACGCTCGACGGCGCCAATATCGAGATCCGCGACCATGTCGGCGCGGAGAACATCGCGATCTTCGGCATGGAGGCCGGCGACGTGATGATCCGCCGCAAGCAGGGGCTGGATGCCTCCGACGTGATCCGCAATTCGCCAAAGCTCCAGCGCGCCATCAATGCGATCGGCACCGGCGAGTTCTCGCCCGGCGATCCCGGCCGCTTCGAATCCATCGCGCACGCGCTTCGCTATCTCGACCACTACATGGTCAGCGCCGATTTCGATTCCTATTACGAAGCGCAGCGCAGCGTCGACGCGCGCTGGCAGGTGGCGCCGGCCTGGACGCGCGCCTCCATCCTCAATGTCGCGCGCATGGCATGGTTCTCCTCGGACCGCACCATCCGCGAATATGCCGAGGAGATCTGGAACGTGCCGGTCAATCCGACCACGCCGCTGCTGCCGGATCTGCGCGACGTCGCAGGCTGA
- a CDS encoding acyl-CoA thioesterase, with the protein MHAKLPHPFDDATRISAGDSSWQGHTSDDYWAFVGPFGGATAATILRALIDHPQRAGDPLALTVNYCAPIAKGPFDLDVRLVKANRSSQHWSVELSQGGGEVATLATAVFAERRPSWEHRVAQYPDAKPFEQTLPFPKIAASWANQYEFRFVEGEMRIGPPQTELAGTYSKLWIGDRTPRKLDMLSLMSMSDAFFGRIFHARRELVPFGTVSLTTYFHTDSEELAAEDITRVLATADSKIMHKSYADQNAELWSPNGRLLATTTQIAYFKA; encoded by the coding sequence ATGCACGCCAAGCTTCCGCATCCCTTCGACGACGCCACCCGCATCAGCGCCGGCGACTCCAGCTGGCAGGGACACACCAGCGACGATTACTGGGCCTTTGTCGGCCCGTTCGGCGGCGCCACGGCCGCGACCATCCTGCGTGCGCTGATCGACCATCCGCAGCGCGCCGGCGATCCTCTGGCGCTGACCGTCAATTACTGCGCGCCGATCGCGAAGGGGCCGTTCGATCTCGACGTGCGGCTGGTGAAGGCCAATCGCTCCAGCCAACATTGGAGCGTCGAACTGTCGCAGGGCGGCGGCGAGGTCGCGACGCTCGCCACCGCCGTGTTCGCCGAGCGCCGGCCGTCCTGGGAGCACAGGGTGGCGCAATATCCGGACGCGAAGCCGTTCGAGCAGACGCTGCCCTTCCCGAAAATCGCGGCGTCCTGGGCCAACCAGTATGAATTCCGCTTCGTCGAGGGCGAGATGCGGATCGGCCCACCGCAGACCGAGCTCGCTGGCACCTATTCCAAGCTCTGGATCGGCGACCGCACGCCGCGCAAGCTCGACATGCTGTCGCTGATGTCGATGTCGGACGCCTTCTTCGGCCGCATCTTCCACGCGCGGCGCGAGTTGGTGCCGTTCGGCACGGTGTCGCTGACGACGTATTTTCACACCGACAGCGAAGAGCTCGCCGCCGAGGACATCACGCGCGTGCTCGCGACGGCCGATTCGAAGATCATGCACAAGAGCTATGCCGATCAGAACGCCGAGCTGTGGTCGCCGAACGGCAGGCTGCTCGCGACCACCACACAGATTGCGTATTTCAAGGCCTGA